A region of the Canis aureus isolate CA01 chromosome 5, VMU_Caureus_v.1.0, whole genome shotgun sequence genome:
ccatatgatctatcctgttaaagttccatgtgcacttgagaatgtATATTCTCTTGGTTTTGGAAGAAATggtctgtatatatctgttaaatctacCCAATTTAACATGTCATTTAAAGCCAGTGTTTCCTTTTCTATCTGGATGATCCATTGATACAAGTGCTGTATTAAAGTCACCTCTTATATGGCTTTTCTCCCTttatatctgttaatatttgctttatatattccTAGGTGTTTACAAATGTTACATgctcttgttggattgacccgtttatcattatataatgctcTTTGTCTTgttataatcattgtttttttttttatttttttttttgttataatcATTGTTGATTGAAGTTAacttttttctgatataagtatagctaccccaactttcttttcgtttctatttaTATGGAATATTCTTTCTATCCCTTTGCATTGTTTGTGTTCTTCCATCTAAgggagtctcttgtaggcagcatataggttttgttttttaattcatttagccACTTAGCCACTCTtttggagtatttagtccatttacatttaaagtagaattatggggcagccctggtggcgcagcggtttagtgccgcctgcagcctggggtgtgatcctggagacccaggatcgagtcccacatcgggcctgcatggagcctgtttctccctctgtctgtgtctctgcctctctctcgctctctctgaatgaataaataaataaatcttttaaaaaaaaattagaattatggataagtatatacttattgccattttgttaattgttttctggctatttctgtagttctctgttcctttcttaccttgctctcttcctttgtggtttgatAATATTCTCTAATGGTATGCTTATATTCCTTTTactcttttgtgtatttattaaagggttttgttttgtagtTAAGTTTAGGCTTAAGTTGATAAAATTGTTGCCAACTTGTTTCATCACATTGTAAAGCTCATTATTTTTACCCCAAccatgtttttgatgtcacattttacatctttttatcttgtgtatCCCGTAATTATTGTAATCAGTTATTTTTactagttttgcctttttaaccATAACAGTAAGTGATGAATccactatttttattatatttacctTTCCAGTGAGATTTACTCTTTGATAGGTGTTCCTATTACTGGCTAACACTCTTTTCAGCTTAAAGAGgtcattttaacatttcttgtaagactaatttagtggtgataaactccTGGCTTTTGCTTGTCTTGAAAACTCTTTAATTCTGAATAACTTTGGTTGGAAGGGATCTGGATTCCTTCCCCACACTAGGGACGTTTTCAgccattctattttctttttctcttaaaatattttatttattgggagacAGAGCGTGCACacggtggggggaagggcagagggagaagcaggctccctgcacagcagagagcctgacacagggcccaGTCCTattgtgacctgagccataggcagacacttaactggttGAATCACCCAGGTTGCCCCTCAGCCATTCTATTTTCAAATTAGATTTCtgtacctttctttctcttctgggaaCCCTATAATGAGAACATTATAGTCCGTTTGATCTTGTCCTAGAAGTTCCTTAAGCTATCTTTATGGggttttttcctcattcttttttctccttggtgCTCAGATTGGGGGAATTCTACTGCCTTGTCTTTGAGTTCACTTATCCCTTCTGTTTCATCTAGTTTGCCCTGAacccctctagtgtatttttcagttcagttactGTGTTcatcagctctgtgacttcttcagtgtattttccatctttttgttgaattttttgtGCATCTGTTCTCCCCAGTTTGGTGAGcatttttatgaccattactttgaactctttattggGCAGATTACTTATCTCTGTTAAGATTTTTTCCCTAAGGTTTTTATAAGAGATCTAGAATTCATAGTAAAATGTTCACATCACAGGGGAGCCATGGGAATAAAACCAACTCTAGATTGGGGTGGGTTTGAGTTCCCTAACACATCATAAAAGATGTCCTACATAGCTGGAAAATAGGTGCCTTAAATTCTAGTGAACTTACATACATTCTTACTGGTAGACACAAGAACAATCTGTCACATTTCTGAATCTTTGCTGATGGGgctactttctcatttttttcattaagaaaggagaaaaaatccCCAGACACAAAGGTCCACACATTGGGGATTCTGCTTTAGTAAGCTTAAAGTGTATTTATAACAAAGTTTAGCAATTCGGATGGACAGCCAGGGTTACAGTCTCAAATGCCTGAATTTGCAGTGTTTTGCATAAGGGACCACTGTACCTTAAAGCAGAAACtataaaattttccataaaagaaaaaagtctaccAGTTTGAGatactaaaataattattatgtaaCCTCATTTTGCAGGGTGGCATGGGCATGGGGATACTTGTCACCAGTAGTATAAGGACTACCACCAGTAGTATAAGTGGTAACAGAAGTTTGGATCAGATGAGCCTTCATGTAAAAAGTTAGACAACCTCAACCAAATATAAAATGTTGCTTTCCTCAAACGGGAATCCCAGGTGTTATTAATCAAGTAAGCTCTGTGAATGGAGTAATACACAACTACTACGGAGGACTTTACTTTGTAAATTCTTTCTACTAGACCATTGGCCGCAGGTGACTTAAATAGTAAAACAAGACACCAGAGCTCCTTATCACATACTTACAGATCTTGGCTCTGTTTCATCCGGTGAAAGTCCTTCAAGATCCCCATCATATCTGCAAAGCTGCTGGCCTTGGACAGAGAGACACAGTCATCCTCTTCAGATGAGCTGCAGGTAGCCTTGTGTTCTGGTTTGCAACATTCAGGGCTGGCAGAACAAAGCAGGGGGACTGATGGAAGCTCAGGGACCTCTACCTCAGTCTCCTCGGTGATGTCACTAATGACAAAGGAAGTTGTAGAGTGGAATGAGGATCCAAAACAAGGTAAGGGAGAAGAGACATTTGAACTTCCTGGAGATAAGAAATCTGGCGTTAATGAAGCCGAagctgaaagagaaaacaataggCATGGGTGGACATTGGGGCTAGAATACAGCAGTAATATCTTCTTCCCACAAGCAGTGTCTATCAAACATTCATTTCCTAGGCTTGATGCCATGACATTCTGGGAAAGCCCAGGATGCTATCTGTGAGCCAGTGGAGGGTTCCTCCACTACCCTCCCCTCTCAGAATCTAAAGATGTAAGGGCAGCACTGAGCTCTTCCAGTGTTCTGAGAGGGCAGAAAAATCCACCCCATAAAGGCTTAAGCTTCTAAAAGCTCCCATTCTGCAGTGGGCTGTGGAGTGACAGTCCTATTTCTACTAAAGCAACAGTGACAGATCCAATGTGTCCTTTTCTCTAATTGGGCTAGTGCTTTTGACTGCTCCTATCTAACAGAATGGTCCTCCTAGTTTCTCAAATCTTAAGAATTTCCAAAACAAAAGATTTTCAAGTTTCATGCTTGTCTCTTGGATGACAAAAATGTAgccaatatataaatgaaaaattcaaatataattccTCTATAAAGCTGCCATTTGAGGGAATTAAATATATGAAGATGACAAAGAACACTATGTAATTTTCATGTGTTCTACCAACAAGTAAGGTTTGGGAGCTAGGACTTTAAGGTGACAAGGAGTCACCTCAAAAAAgtgaggatggatggaaggagTAGGATGATAAACCCTGGGCAGCTTGGGAGAGATCCACCTGTTGGTGTTTCATGCACTCACTAGGTCAAGGCAAACTCCCATCCATTTCCAGTAGTTCTGCCTTAACTCCAGACAGACAGGTGGTCTCTGGGAGAACAAGGAAAGGGAAGATAGAGAGATAAGAAGAAAGCTTAAAGAGGTATCTCTCTTAATGGTGGGGAATGCTTATTTCTCACTGAAAAGGGAAGTTGCTTGAGGGCTCATGGAAGATGTGATCTTAAAGACCAATTGAAGAGGGTATTGGTTTTTGTGGCCAAAGGAGGTAATTtgcggggttggggggtggggtgtcaCAGGTTAAGCGAAGATTTTGTTCCTAATCAATCCAGTCAACCCAGAATGGCTGATGGAAACCATCCAAGGAGTATTACAGGTTAGCCAGTCCTCAGAATagcctgagccctgggcctgtgTCCCCCCTGAACCACGGTCCTTGATTTCCCTACCCTTATCCTGTACCAAAAGCCAGGGGGAAAGGAAGAGTATGCTGAATTCTGGCCCTGATTTGGGGGCTCCTACCTGCATCAGCTGCCACTATTTTAGCAATCTGGCTACGTAAGTGGCTCAGCTCATCTTGCAGCTCCGTGGTACGGCTTAGGGCTGGTAGGGCTGGCTTCTTTAAGGCCAGAAGCCTCTCCTCGGACCCTCGCAGGTTGGGCACTGAGGCATTACGCTGCATGACAATCAGAGGGCTGGGCTTCCAGGTATGCCTCAGGGGCCGGGTGTCACTCCTGGACCAGAAAAAAGACAAGCATGTCAGAGCCAGCCACTGCATCCCTTCTAAAATTCCTTCACCCATTTGTACAGGAGTAACATAGCCAGGTTCTGTTCCCACTGAAGAGTCCACAGCTTTTGTTCCTGTTGCCCTCGCAGCCCCTCATAAGCACTCTCCCTGTTGCCTGCCACCTCATCTGGAAGAAGCTCCCCCCATTCCCCAGCAGACCAGCTACTGCCTTAGCTACCTGACCCGGGCATATGTCTCCTCTTCATCTGCAGCAATCCAGGCGATGTCAGCCAGAGTAGGGACTGGGGGTACATCCCTCAGACACAGATCAGAGATGTTGGGCAGGGTCTACAGGGAAGCAAAATTCATCAAAAAACATTCTTGACATCATGGGAGGGGCACCTAATCCAGCCCTGGGTATCAATCAGAAAGGCTTCCTAGAGAGGGGAGAAGACAGTTCTTggatggaaaaaggaaagagtttGTGGGATTACAAATAGTTCACATCTGGACGGAGCTGGGTGTCAAGGGTGATTTGTTAAAAACTTTGATTCTAAGACCAATAATGAGCCACTAGAAGATTTTAAGTAAGACTCAGATTTTGAAAGAttactctggctgctgtgtggaacATGCATGAGAGAGTGAAGAGACCAGTTGTAAGGCTGTTAATATCTTTCATGCAAAACATGGTGGCCTAGAGCAGGGTTGGGacctatttttat
Encoded here:
- the MTFR1L gene encoding mitochondrial fission regulator 1-like isoform X1 encodes the protein MSGMEANVTIPIWQNKPHGAARSVVRRIGTNLPLKPCPRASFETLPNISDLCLRDVPPVPTLADIAWIAADEEETYARVRSDTRPLRHTWKPSPLIVMQRNASVPNLRGSEERLLALKKPALPALSRTTELQDELSHLRSQIAKIVAADAASASLTPDFLSPGSSNVSSPLPCFGSSFHSTTSFVISDITEETEVEVPELPSVPLLCSASPECCKPEHKATCSSSEEDDCVSLSKASSFADMMGILKDFHRMKQSQDLNRSLLKEEDPAVLISEVLRRKFALKEEDISRKGN
- the MTFR1L gene encoding mitochondrial fission regulator 1-like isoform X2 — protein: MYPQSLLWLTSPGLLQMKRRHMPGSDTRPLRHTWKPSPLIVMQRNASVPNLRGSEERLLALKKPALPALSRTTELQDELSHLRSQIAKIVAADAASASLTPDFLSPGSSNVSSPLPCFGSSFHSTTSFVISDITEETEVEVPELPSVPLLCSASPECCKPEHKATCSSSEEDDCVSLSKASSFADMMGILKDFHRMKQSQDLNRSLLKEEDPAVLISEVLRRKFALKEEDISRKGN